From Candidatus Latescibacter sp., the proteins below share one genomic window:
- a CDS encoding FGGY family carbohydrate kinase encodes MYLLGFDVGSSSIKATVLDAEKGIALAAKTSPEVEMEIIASRPGWAEQHPHIWWEHVKNATAYILRDSGIDPGDIGAVGISYQMHGLVIVDKNQNVLRPSIIWCDSRAVEIGDRAFAEIGHEHCLNCLLNSPGNFTASKLKWVMENEPEIYGRIHKAMLPGEFIAMKMTSEIKTTPSGLSEAILWDYKRQDAAKIVLDYYGISPELIPEVVPTFSIQGALTGKAADELGLKTGTPVSYRAGDQPNNALSLNVLNPGEVAATAGTSGVVYGVTDQAGFDPESRVNTFVHVNHTKENPRYGVLLCINGTGILNRWIRKTIMKPGQAVMTYEQMNELALKAPVGAEGLVVLPYGNGAERTLGNRDIGASFHGLKFNTHNRRHFLRAAQEGIVFALNYGLGIAREMGVRVTTVRAGHTNMFLSELFQEAFAATTEATVELYNTDGSQGAARGAGIGVGFYKNFSEAFSGLKTTRIIEPKKELVPLYREAYRRWLDILEHRLKENHYDG; translated from the coding sequence ATGTATCTGCTGGGTTTTGATGTAGGCAGCTCCTCGATCAAAGCGACTGTGCTGGATGCAGAAAAGGGGATTGCCCTGGCTGCGAAAACATCGCCGGAAGTCGAGATGGAAATCATCGCAAGCCGGCCTGGATGGGCTGAACAGCATCCGCATATCTGGTGGGAGCATGTCAAAAACGCAACCGCTTATATTCTCCGTGATTCCGGTATCGATCCCGGCGATATCGGAGCTGTCGGCATATCCTACCAGATGCATGGGCTGGTAATTGTCGATAAAAACCAGAATGTCCTTCGCCCGTCGATCATCTGGTGCGACAGCCGCGCAGTGGAAATAGGGGATAGGGCATTTGCAGAAATCGGCCATGAACATTGTCTTAACTGCCTGCTCAATTCGCCGGGTAATTTTACCGCCTCAAAACTGAAATGGGTGATGGAGAACGAACCGGAGATATACGGTCGGATTCATAAGGCCATGCTTCCGGGGGAATTCATCGCCATGAAGATGACCAGCGAGATTAAAACGACGCCATCCGGCCTATCGGAAGCAATACTATGGGATTACAAACGTCAGGATGCAGCGAAGATCGTTCTGGACTATTACGGTATTTCACCTGAGCTGATACCGGAAGTGGTTCCGACTTTTTCCATTCAAGGAGCATTGACCGGAAAGGCGGCGGATGAACTCGGACTCAAAACCGGTACTCCGGTTTCCTACCGGGCGGGGGATCAGCCGAACAATGCGCTTTCCCTCAATGTTTTAAACCCCGGTGAAGTCGCCGCCACAGCCGGAACCTCGGGGGTGGTTTACGGCGTCACCGACCAGGCCGGATTCGACCCTGAATCGAGGGTCAATACGTTCGTCCATGTCAACCATACGAAAGAAAATCCCCGTTACGGCGTTCTCCTCTGCATCAATGGAACCGGCATCCTCAACCGGTGGATCCGGAAAACCATCATGAAACCTGGCCAGGCTGTGATGACCTACGAACAAATGAACGAGCTTGCTCTCAAAGCGCCGGTGGGAGCGGAGGGTCTGGTCGTTCTTCCCTATGGAAACGGAGCGGAACGCACCCTGGGAAACCGTGATATCGGCGCCTCCTTCCACGGGCTGAAGTTCAATACCCACAATCGCCGTCACTTCCTCCGGGCGGCGCAGGAAGGCATCGTGTTCGCTCTCAACTACGGCCTTGGAATTGCCCGCGAAATGGGCGTTCGGGTAACCACTGTCCGTGCAGGCCATACCAACATGTTCTTATCCGAGCTTTTCCAGGAGGCGTTTGCCGCGACGACCGAGGCGACTGTGGAGCTGTATAACACCGACGGTTCCCAGGGCGCGGCGCGGGGCGCCGGAATAGGAGTGGGATTCTATAAGAATTTCAGTGAGGCTTTTTCCGGTCTCAAGACCACTCGAATCATCGAGCCAAAAAAAGAACTTGTCCCCTTATACCGTGAGGCATACCGTCGCTGGCTGGATATTCTCGAACACAGACTGAAGGAGAATCACTATGATGGCTAA
- a CDS encoding GntP family permease, with product MEIAGILLSLVLLMYMAYKGFSVIFFAPVFALLAAAFQGLPVMPSYTELFMGKAVVYIKTFFPIFLLGAVFGKVMEETLLAKSISSAIMKRLGKKRAVWAIVLSCAVLTYGGVSLFVVVFAVYPFAAELFKEADIPKRLIPGTIALGSFTFTMDAFPGTPQIQNIIPTSFYGTTSYAAPIAGLLGGTLIFLSGIWYLDWRRKIAQEKGEGYGSHTLNEPPSGQEAILPKWYIGLIPLFCVLCINLYFSRVFVWDSSGLEALGGMKLPLMVSDVNRVVGIWSLIIALSIGIMSAGIIGFKNIPKRGGLQKTLTAGVAGSLLAIMNTASEVGYGNVIAALDGFKSISHFLIGIKIGGTPLVSEAVSITTLAGITGSASGGLSIALDLMSKDWLSWANSIGMSPEILHRVASMASGGFDTLPHNGAVITLLAVCGLTHKESYLDIGAITFMKTALVFIIIAFYQLTGIY from the coding sequence ATGGAGATAGCCGGAATTCTTTTGAGTCTGGTTCTTTTGATGTATATGGCGTATAAGGGTTTTTCGGTTATTTTTTTTGCGCCTGTTTTTGCATTGCTTGCGGCTGCATTTCAGGGTTTGCCGGTAATGCCTTCCTATACAGAGCTTTTCATGGGCAAAGCTGTTGTATATATAAAAACTTTTTTCCCGATATTTTTATTGGGCGCAGTCTTTGGAAAAGTGATGGAAGAAACCCTGCTGGCCAAATCGATATCATCAGCGATAATGAAGAGGCTTGGAAAGAAACGGGCCGTTTGGGCTATCGTGCTGTCCTGTGCGGTATTGACCTATGGAGGGGTGAGTCTGTTTGTAGTGGTATTTGCTGTATATCCCTTTGCAGCAGAATTATTTAAAGAAGCCGATATTCCCAAACGCCTGATTCCGGGAACTATTGCTCTCGGCTCGTTTACTTTCACCATGGATGCTTTTCCGGGGACACCGCAGATACAAAACATAATTCCCACCAGCTTTTATGGAACTACCAGCTACGCTGCTCCGATTGCAGGATTACTGGGAGGAACATTAATTTTTCTATCGGGGATATGGTATTTGGATTGGCGGCGGAAAATAGCTCAGGAAAAAGGTGAAGGTTACGGAAGCCATACTTTAAACGAACCTCCATCCGGGCAGGAAGCGATATTACCCAAATGGTATATCGGACTTATACCATTATTCTGCGTTCTATGTATCAATCTTTATTTTTCAAGAGTATTCGTATGGGATAGCTCCGGTCTTGAAGCATTGGGGGGGATGAAACTACCGCTCATGGTCTCCGATGTCAACCGTGTGGTCGGAATATGGTCTCTCATTATCGCGCTTTCCATCGGAATAATGAGCGCAGGAATAATCGGATTTAAAAATATCCCGAAAAGGGGAGGTCTGCAAAAGACATTAACCGCCGGTGTCGCCGGATCGCTTCTGGCGATTATGAATACAGCATCCGAGGTCGGATACGGGAATGTTATCGCAGCTTTGGACGGTTTTAAATCGATCTCTCATTTTCTTATCGGAATAAAAATCGGAGGAACACCCCTTGTATCCGAAGCGGTGTCGATTACCACTCTTGCAGGCATTACCGGTTCAGCTTCAGGAGGTTTATCCATCGCTCTCGATCTCATGTCCAAAGACTGGCTTTCATGGGCAAATTCCATCGGAATGTCCCCGGAAATACTTCACCGGGTGGCTTCGATGGCATCGGGAGGCTTCGATACGCTGCCGCACAACGGAGCGGTTATTACGCTTTTGGCGGTATGCGGTCTTACCCATAAGGAATCATATCTGGATATCGGAGCGATTACATTCATGAAAACAGCGCTGGTATTTATTATTATCGCCTTTTACCAGCTCACAGGGATTTATTAA
- a CDS encoding pectate lyase, whose protein sequence is MFRSFRCCIALASLLVLALCGSALAAAPSASAAKTTLAKDKDARAAMKKATLFMVNTVSNHGGFLSQYTVDLSEQWGEIPARKTQIIVQEPGTPGVGEMFLNAYLATGDPDYLNYSKQAANALIWGQYPAGGWHYLIDFDMPGIRKWYDDVASKCFGWEEYYHYYGNCTFDDDVTAGATRFLLHLYMATLDPAYRTPLLKAMDFILASQYPNGAWPQRYPLSFEYPHDGHGDYTSYYTYNDEVIEGNILLLLEAYDKLGNEEYQKAALRGMDFVIISQLPAPQAGWGQQYDLNMNSAASRSYEPASVMPGQTMSCIRSLENYYKITGNRKYLRGIPDALAWLESSVINTDPAKRYTHATFYELGTNKALFAHRDGTSMENGHYWVDYTFGELKHYGSISTVNTPAIRKEYERVNALTPEQAMAEHKRQKEAGRPAPAVSPETVDGLIASMDARGAWITDIRISNYQDTINGAVRVTKGISTGVYVRNMQTLINFVLSQKK, encoded by the coding sequence ATGTTCCGATCTTTCCGCTGCTGCATCGCTCTTGCATCACTATTAGTTCTCGCGCTTTGCGGCTCTGCTTTAGCGGCTGCACCCAGTGCTTCAGCAGCAAAAACCACCCTGGCAAAAGATAAAGATGCTCGCGCCGCCATGAAAAAAGCAACTCTTTTCATGGTGAACACGGTATCGAATCACGGGGGATTTTTATCCCAGTACACCGTAGATCTTTCCGAACAGTGGGGCGAGATTCCCGCCAGAAAAACACAAATCATAGTGCAGGAACCTGGTACACCTGGTGTCGGTGAAATGTTCCTGAATGCATATCTGGCCACCGGCGATCCGGATTACCTGAACTATTCCAAACAGGCGGCCAACGCGCTCATCTGGGGGCAGTATCCCGCGGGTGGCTGGCATTACCTGATCGATTTCGATATGCCGGGCATCAGGAAATGGTACGATGATGTCGCTTCGAAATGCTTTGGCTGGGAGGAATACTACCACTACTATGGCAACTGCACTTTCGATGACGATGTAACTGCCGGCGCAACACGCTTTCTCCTGCATCTGTATATGGCCACTCTGGATCCCGCCTACCGGACGCCGCTTCTTAAGGCGATGGATTTTATTCTTGCCTCCCAGTATCCCAACGGCGCCTGGCCGCAGCGTTACCCGCTGAGCTTCGAGTATCCTCATGACGGCCACGGTGATTATACGTCTTACTATACCTATAATGATGAAGTGATAGAGGGGAACATACTGCTTCTCCTCGAAGCCTATGACAAACTAGGCAACGAAGAATACCAGAAGGCCGCACTCCGAGGGATGGATTTCGTGATCATATCCCAGCTTCCCGCTCCCCAGGCCGGATGGGGCCAGCAGTACGATCTGAACATGAATTCGGCGGCTTCACGGTCGTACGAGCCTGCATCAGTAATGCCCGGCCAGACAATGAGCTGCATCCGCAGTCTGGAGAATTACTACAAGATCACCGGCAACCGGAAATACCTCCGTGGAATTCCCGATGCGCTTGCATGGCTGGAGTCATCGGTCATCAACACCGATCCCGCGAAAAGATACACCCATGCCACATTCTACGAACTGGGAACCAACAAGGCGCTCTTCGCCCACCGTGACGGCACCAGTATGGAGAACGGGCACTACTGGGTCGATTATACATTCGGCGAATTGAAACACTACGGTTCTATTTCGACTGTGAATACTCCGGCGATAAGGAAAGAATATGAACGGGTGAACGCTCTCACTCCCGAACAGGCCATGGCGGAACACAAACGGCAGAAAGAGGCCGGACGACCCGCCCCCGCTGTTTCACCGGAAACGGTTGACGGTCTCATTGCTTCGATGGATGCCAGAGGCGCATGGATAACCGATATTCGTATTTCGAACTACCAGGATACCATAAACGGGGCGGTGCGTGTTACCAAGGGCATCAGCACGGGAGTATATGTCCGTAACATGCAGACCCTTATTAACTTTGTGTTGAGCCAGAAGAAGTAA
- a CDS encoding pitrilysin family protein, translating to MAQARINNEAKNVRNFQSLETIATRLNDYNVYLGDPGKLVWDMERYAKATVEDVQGYARKYIDLNKRAILYITPQGTLTAGNTMVDRTKEPSAMAEPVFTPPKIQRATMANGIEIILVEDHRLPLVQLNLVIKSGFAADPTDRFGTARLTAEMLANGTKSRTALEISDGALRLGAQLDIGSDFDGSTVSLNVLRQNLDPALDLMADIVLNPTFPEKELERQRQIYLGRILQESKEPISTANKTFMWILYGSGHPYSQPGSGTESSMKAITRIDLLNFYKANYLPGNAAAVIAGDITLPEARHKIEKAFRKWEQGTVTAHEVRTPPAPASTKIYLIDKPGAVQSVIYIGNLAMQRSNPDYVTFRVSNGAFGYRINLNLRQDKGYIYGFGTRLLNTKGVGPYIFNAPVDMQYTKESLTEMVKEMRDLQGSRPLTDVELADRKNRLIKSFPQQFQDYSGIAGQLSDLIKFDLPLDEWNTYTKRVSAVTGAMANKAAKDYLHPDALVIVIVGDREKIEKGIRTLNLGEIVHMDAVK from the coding sequence TTGGCCCAGGCCCGGATAAACAATGAAGCGAAAAATGTACGCAATTTCCAGTCATTAGAAACTATTGCAACACGTCTTAATGATTATAATGTTTACCTGGGAGACCCCGGCAAGCTGGTCTGGGATATGGAGCGTTACGCTAAAGCCACGGTCGAGGATGTCCAGGGGTATGCGAGGAAGTATATCGATCTGAACAAGCGGGCGATATTGTATATAACGCCCCAGGGAACGCTGACGGCAGGTAACACCATGGTTGACCGCACGAAAGAGCCGTCGGCCATGGCCGAACCGGTGTTTACCCCTCCGAAAATTCAACGGGCGACAATGGCGAATGGTATTGAGATTATTCTGGTGGAAGATCACCGTTTGCCCCTGGTGCAACTCAACCTTGTCATAAAAAGCGGTTTTGCGGCTGACCCAACTGATAGATTTGGCACTGCCAGGCTGACAGCCGAAATGCTGGCAAATGGTACAAAGTCCCGCACTGCTTTGGAAATATCCGATGGAGCCTTGCGCCTTGGGGCGCAATTGGATATTGGCAGTGACTTTGACGGCTCAACGGTCAGTCTGAACGTGCTCAGGCAAAATCTCGACCCGGCATTGGATTTGATGGCCGATATCGTTTTAAATCCGACCTTTCCCGAAAAGGAACTCGAACGGCAGCGCCAGATATACCTCGGCCGTATCCTGCAGGAGTCAAAAGAGCCGATTTCCACTGCTAACAAGACATTTATGTGGATTCTCTATGGTAGCGGCCATCCATACAGCCAGCCCGGTTCGGGAACGGAATCGTCTATGAAAGCTATTACCCGAATTGACCTATTAAATTTTTATAAGGCAAACTATTTGCCAGGCAATGCGGCTGCGGTTATCGCCGGGGATATTACCCTTCCGGAAGCCAGGCATAAGATAGAAAAAGCATTCAGGAAATGGGAACAGGGAACGGTAACCGCCCATGAGGTTCGGACACCACCAGCACCTGCCTCAACCAAGATTTATCTGATTGATAAACCGGGTGCGGTACAATCGGTAATATATATCGGTAACCTGGCAATGCAGCGCAGTAATCCCGATTATGTTACTTTTCGGGTTAGTAACGGTGCCTTTGGCTACAGAATCAATCTTAATCTTCGCCAGGACAAGGGGTATATCTATGGCTTTGGCACCCGTCTCTTGAACACCAAAGGTGTAGGACCATATATTTTTAATGCTCCGGTGGATATGCAGTATACCAAAGAGTCTCTTACCGAAATGGTCAAGGAGATGCGAGACCTACAAGGTTCGCGTCCGCTGACCGATGTTGAACTTGCCGATAGAAAGAACCGTCTCATCAAAAGTTTTCCCCAACAGTTTCAGGACTACTCCGGCATTGCCGGACAGCTCAGCGATCTGATAAAGTTCGATCTTCCTCTCGATGAGTGGAATACATACACAAAGCGGGTAAGCGCTGTCACCGGCGCCATGGCAAACAAAGCGGCGAAAGATTATCTACATCCCGATGCTCTGGTGATCGTCATCGTGGGCGACCGGGAAAAGATCGAGAAAGGCATCAGAACACTGAACCTGGGCGAGATCGTGCATATGGATGCAGTGAAATAA
- a CDS encoding insulinase family protein yields the protein VAEDNVELPRLYYAWHSPARYTPGEAELDLFADMLGSGKTSRLYKALVYEQQIAQDVSVYQISNELGGLFCIEVTARKGHTQE from the coding sequence GTGGCCGAGGACAACGTGGAGCTGCCCCGCCTCTACTACGCATGGCACTCACCGGCCAGGTACACTCCGGGTGAAGCTGAGCTTGACCTTTTTGCCGACATGCTCGGCTCCGGAAAAACATCGCGGCTGTACAAAGCGCTGGTATATGAACAGCAGATAGCTCAGGATGTATCGGTTTATCAAATTTCTAATGAGCTGGGGGGCCTGTTTTGTATTGAAGTTACCGCCAGGAAAGGTCATACGCAGGAGTAG